CGTTTGGTGGATCGTACTTGAACACTGCATTCATgcatgtatatttatatcaatttttttagcacgagatttaagaaagtgttatttatttttataatttttattttttaacaaagAAATAGAGTGGTAATTAATAATAGCGGATGTATTTGTTGCTAATTAGTAGCGGACGTTGAACTGTTACCAACCGCACCACTAATTATGGCGCGCTATTATGTTaccaaaaattaatgaatatctGCTACTAACATTCCCAATATAATTCGCTACTAATAGTGTTAGACTTTTATCTCCTGGTGAAATCCGCTAGTAATTGGCGAGATTTTTGTCgtgaatattttagttaagtggaaattgaataaagtaattatTAGCACTTAACAGGGGATgtctcaaaaaaaatatacagttCACTTAacatgggacgaagggagtgtTACCTAAGGTGTCGTTTAAGAAGAATGGCGCGCTGTTGATGGCCCAGCTAGTGTAGTTGAACCCGAAACGCCAGTTTTGATCTCCACCTACCGTGAATCTCTTGGAGGCAGCCTCGGTTGCATTTGGGTGCGGCCTCTTGTTCCAGTTTCCGGCTACGGTGCTCCACTCTTTGTTTGCTGAAGCAGCATCTAATGTCGATGTTGCTGCAACCACAAcgacaagaagaagaagaagaaatgcaCCTCCGAATTTCGCACCCATTTCTTTGTGCAATTAAGTGAAGTGGTATGGATGAATGTTTAAAGGATTAATATGAATTGTGGTATTTGATGGTGTTTGTTGGAAGGAAAGAGATTGGATTTATATAGATATCGAGAGGCTTCATTTAGTTTGTAATCCACTCTCTTTTTCTCGTTGGTGGATGGTAAAATTGCattgtaaaatttataaagGTGTGAAAAGGATTTATTTGGTCTAGCCCCATCTTAATTTTTCCAAGTTTTCTTGGTTATTTCCCACGTGAGTTTTCTGTTTAAGCATGGCGTTTTCATTCCGTGGGATGAAGAAactcattaaaattattgtaaatacTCATGGGAGTATGCATagttaatggagtatataaaatgtaCAACTTGGAAAATATTGTAGCCAATATAAAATTGCCTTTACAATCCTTACTAAGTACTAAGAGAAGTTGAAAATGTTGACAATAATATAGTCAACTTATAGGTCAAAAGAATCGACTCGGTCGTGACCAccattttcagattttttattCAGTACCTCAAAAATGTCGAAAGTCTAAAACTactgtgtaatttttaattaattaatagtaaaaagtTGCAGAATAAGTAGTTTAGCAAAGTGCGCTTTTGCCTGAAAATGGAAGGTCGTCTACGTTTGGCAACTTGCGATTTgtaaatcattaatttggtGATGTTGTCATGACATCATTTAATAGCACGTTAAACCTACACATTGTTTgtatttgactttttttttattggagctcaaggaaaaaatgaaatgataccATTTAAATCCCATATTTCTTTGTTCTtcttattttcagttttcagcgtcattttttagcactaaacttcttatttttattcagacgaaaaatactccctccgtcccaagaaagATATCATTTTTTTGGACAACTCAACGATTTatgcagttttattttatatgttaagtgtggagagtaaaataagaaaagaagaatgaaGTAGAAATAAAAGTGTTTCAGTTTAGTAATGAATTATCTCGGTTgcgacaaataaaaaaggaaagtgagtcatttcgATGAGACGGAGTGAGTAACAAACGATAAATTCTCAGCCTAAAAAAAGGCTACCAACTGAAAGATGAGAAAACACAGTGGAGTACAAAAAGTTCGAAAATTCGAATAGTAAAGCACGAAAGTCTGAACTTTTCAATGGAAGTGCAAAATAAAGTACAGTAGACTGCAACAATACAAAAAAAGCTTACTGCCTTTAAGAATGGTCCAGGCATAATATAGTACTGTGGTGTTTACCAAAAAGGGGTCTGGTTTCTCAAGTCTCATCTTCAAAATCTGTAAAAACTCTTAAACATAAGCAACTTATTTTCATCTGTAGAAATTCAGCCACTGATACATGAAagtgaaaaaacaaatacCTACAGTCAGGTGCCGAAATCTTCTGCAAACGTGTAGATCTTTCATGACAAGTTCAATACCTTTAGACCCCTTAGGTGACTCGAGAACAACAAAAACAGGCCTGAACCAATCACCCTAAGAAACCAGATAGAAACAAAGTATTCAATAAACAGACAGATCGTTGATATCTAGGCATGGATATAGAGATGTAAAAATTATGTTATGAAGTTCTTACTCTATCACTATAGGAACATCTTGGAGTATGCTTTTTTCTCCTGATTGCGCCTATCTGCAACCTATTATTCCAGTAATAGCAAATATTTAGCACACTGCACTAGCGTTGGTGACATTTCAATGATTACAAAATCTCAAAGACAGGTCGTCACCTTCTTCTTTGCAGCAGCATACTCCTTTTTTATTGATCCTACAGCAAA
The genomic region above belongs to Salvia hispanica cultivar TCC Black 2014 chromosome 3, UniMelb_Shisp_WGS_1.0, whole genome shotgun sequence and contains:
- the LOC125208884 gene encoding uncharacterized protein LOC125208884, with product MGAKFGGAFLLLLLVVVVAATSTLDAASANKEWSTVAGNWNKRPHPNATEAASKRFTVGGDQNWRFGFNYTSWAINSAPFFLNDTLVFKYDPPNDTTFPHSVYLLPDLRSFQNCDLRRARKIGDVSAGGGDGLEFVLKRWQPYYFACGEHEGIHCKDGLMKFAVWPLIRWFY